Below is a window of Candidatus Obscuribacter sp. DNA.
CAGTCTGCGCAGTGATAACAAAAGTGCTGGTAATAGCAAATACGGCAACATCTCAATGGCGCTGCCAGAAGCTCCTGGGGCATGCAAACCAAAAATAGGTAAGGTGTAAAGATAGGGACGCAGCGCCAGTAGCGCTACCAGCAAAAAGGCCAACCAAAAGTTAGGCAAGGCATAAACAAAGGTGGCAAAAGCAACAAGCAGACCGGCTACTTTTTTGGCTATTGGTCCTCTAAATGAGAGATAAGCGAGGATTGCTCCCAGACTTATGCCAGCACCAAAGCTGAGCAAAAGTGCCATACCGACCATCACCACGGTGGGTATTACGCGCTCACCAATGACTTCTTGGACTGGCCTGCCGTCTCTATAACTGAGCCCAAGTCCAGTCATTTGCTCTGGTTTTGTAATGGTCCAGCCCTTTAGCCAGAGCAGATATTGTTTTACCGGGCTTTCGTTTAAGCCCAATTCTTCGGTAATAGCTGCCAACTCGGCTTTTGGTAGGTCCTTTTGGGCCGAGCCTAAAAGCACATCCACTGGATCTCCTGGCAAGCTCCTCATCAAAGCAAAAGAGACCACAGATAAAAGCAGCAGGGTTACTGCTGCGGAAAAAATGCGTTTAAAGATGAAGGAGAAAATCAATGGTGGCTACTTTTGAGGAATTAGCCAAAAAGCTATTAAGAAGAGCTAAACACAATTTTGTTAATGATAACGCCAATGGCGGCGAGTTTCAGTCTTTTGCCCGGGAGTTTAGTCTGGTCAGTGAAGCCCTTTGAATTGACAAATGGTTAGGCTAACAAATAGCATGTCTATCACGGCTGCATTTGCAGTCCATGGCGGCATAGCCAAGTGGTAAGGCAGAGGTCTGCAAAACCTCTATCCCCCAGTTCGAATCTGGGTGCCGCCTCCAATTTATCTAAAGAGGATATTTACATTCCTGTCAGGTGTTCACCTTCTAAGCCTGGCTGGGTTACAATATCGACACGGACGGTTGGCGCAGGTGGTAGCGCATCACTTTGACATAGTGGGGGTCACTGGTTCGAGTCCAGTACCGTCCAATTCTTAACTAACGGGAGAAGCAATTCTCCCGTTTTTGTTTGGTGCATTTAAAATGCGCGTATAACTAACTTGTTGAACTTTTTTAACTGAGCTGGCGTCTCAATAAGCAATTCAGGTGACAGATCATGCTCACTAAGTTAGGACCGGCACTCTTGCTAACGTTGGTGGCACTTCCTGCAAGTGCTCAAATACGGGTAGATATTGATCCCTTTTTGCCTGGTAATTTCTTTAGCGTGGCAAGCCAAAAGCCCAGTCTGGTGCGCCCTCCAGTAGATCCTGTCATGTCTGACGATGTACCCACTCTGGATCAAGTGAGATTGATACCATCCCTTAAAGGTGAGCAAAACAAAAAGGTAAGTACTTTGTTTGAGCTTTATCGCGCTGAGCTAAAGCCCCTACAAAGTCAGCTCAAGGACGCCCGTAAAGCCTTGAGTGATGCCAAAAAGATAAAACCCGCAAAAAACCAAAAACCCATAAAAGATGATTCTGTCGATGTCAGTGATGTCGCTCTGGCTCAATTACAAAAAGCTGAGAGTGATCTTGTCCAAACAATCAAAGATCGGCGCCTGAGGCTTTTGAACGAGCTTAAGGAAATTGTCAGCACGGAGCAACTAGCCGAGTTGCAAAAGATTAGACGCGGCGAGTTAATCGGCGAGTAAGACCGGAGTATTCAAAGATGATCCTCAAGGTCAACAAAGCATCCACCATTCGTCATCTGCTCAGTCGCGCTGGTTTTGGCTTTACGCCGGAGCAATACCAGCTTTATCTCGATATGGATTATGAGCAAGTAG
It encodes the following:
- a CDS encoding ABC transporter permease, with product MDVLLGSAQKDLPKAELAAITEELGLNESPVKQYLLWLKGWTITKPEQMTGLGLSYRDGRPVQEVIGERVIPTVVMVGMALLLSFGAGISLGAILAYLSFRGPIAKKVAGLLVAFATFVYALPNFWLAFLLVALLALRPYLYTLPIFGLHAPGASGSAIEMLPYLLLPALLLSLRRLAKIALYVQNMALEELGKEYVLVALAKGLSRAQVIKRHVIKNCLLPVVNLLGLALPAMVGGSVLIESIFCVPGLGRLAVESAFARNYPVLMGLTMLYGVVVTLSSMLADILSAMLDKRLELS